Proteins from a genomic interval of Neovison vison isolate M4711 chromosome 4, ASM_NN_V1, whole genome shotgun sequence:
- the KCNS2 gene encoding potassium voltage-gated channel subfamily S member 2, with protein MTRQSLWDVSEANVEDGEIRINVGGFKRRLRSHTLLRFPETRLGRLLLCHSREAILELCDDYDDVQREFYFDRNPELFPYVLHFYHTGKLHVMAELCVFSFSQEIEYWGINEFFIDSCCSYSYHGRKVEPEQEKWDEQSDQESTTSSFDEILAFYNDASKFDGQPLGNFRRQLWLALDNPGYSVLSRVFSILSILVVLGSIITMCLNSLPDFQIPDSQGNPGEDPRFEIVEHFGIAWFTFELVARFAVAPDFLKFFKNALNLIDLMSIVPFYITLVVNLVVESTPTLANLGRVAQVLRLMRIFRILKLARHSTGLRSLGATLKYSYKEVGLLLLYLSVGISIFSVVAYTIEKEENEGLTTIPACWWWATVSMTTVGYGDVVPGTTAGKLTASACILAGILVVVLPITLIFNKFSHFYRRQKQLESAMRSCDFGDGMKEVPSVNLRDYYAHKVKSLMASLTNMSRSSPSELSLNDSLH; from the coding sequence ATGACCCGCCAGAGTCTGTGGGACGTGTCTGAGGCCAACGTCGAAGACGGAGAGATCCGCATCAATGTAGGAGGCTTCAAGAGGCGGCTGCGCTCGCACACCCTGCTGCGCTTCCCTGAGACGCGCCTGGGCCGGCTGCTCCTCTGCCACTCGCGCGAGGCCATTCTGGAGCTCTGCGATGACTACGACGATGTCCAGCGTGAGTTCTACTTCGATCGCAACCCCGAGCTCTTCCCCTACGTGCTGCATTTCTACCACACGGGCAAGCTTCACGTCATGGCCGAGCTGTGTGTCTTCTCCTTCAGCCAGGAGATCGAGTACTGGGGCATAAACGAGTTCTTCATTGACTCCTGCTGTAGCTACAGCTACCATGGCCGTAAAGTGGAGCCAGAACAGGAGAAGTGGGACGAGCAGAGCGACCAAGAAAGCACCACTTCCTCCTTTGATGAGATCCTGGCTTTCTACAACGACGCCTCCAAGTTCGATGGGCAGCCGCTGGGCAACTTCCGCAGGCAGCTGTGGCTGGCGCTGGACAACCCTGGCTACTCAGTCTTGAGCAGGGTCTTCAGCATCTTGTCCATCCTGGTGGTGTTGGGGTCCATCATCACCATGTGCCTGAATAGCCTGCCAGATTTCCAGATACCTGACAGCCAGGGCAACCCGGGGGAGGACCCCAGGTTCGAAATTGTGGAGCACTTTGGTATCGCCTGGTTCACATTTGAGCTGGTGGCCAGGTTTGCTGTGGCCCCTGACTTCCTCAAATTTTTTAAGAATGCCCTCAACCTTATTGACCTCATGTCCATCGTCCCCTTTTACATCACTTTGGTGGTGAACCTAGTAGTGGAGAGCACACCTACCTTGGCCAACTTGGGCAGAGTGGCCCAGGTCCTGAGGCTGATGAGGATTTTCCGCATCCTAAAGCTGGCTAGACACTCCACTGGCCTCCGTTCCCTGGGGGCCACCCTAAAATACAGCTACAAAGAAGTCGGGCTGCttttgctctatctctctgtggGGATTTCCATCTTCTCCGTTGTGGCCTACACCATTGAAAAGGAGGAGAACGAGGGCCTGACCACCATCCCTGCCTGCTGGTGGTGGGCCACCGTCAGCATGACCACTGTGGGATATGGGGATGTGGTCCCGGGAACTACGGCGGGAAAGTTGACCGCCTCTGCCTGCATCCTGGCTGGTATCCTAGTGGTGGTACTGCCCATCACCTTAATCTTCAATAAGTTCTCCCACTTTTACCGGCGCCAAAAGCAACTGGAGAGTGCCATGCGCAGCTGTGACTTTGGAGATGGAATGAAGGAGGTCCCTTCCGTCAATTTAAGGGACTACTATGCCCATAAAGTTAAATCCCTCATGGCAAGCCTGACGAATATGAGCAGGAGCTCACCAAGTGAACTAAGTTTAAATGATTCCCTACATTAG